The following coding sequences lie in one Montipora foliosa isolate CH-2021 chromosome 11, ASM3666993v2, whole genome shotgun sequence genomic window:
- the LOC137976133 gene encoding complement component 1 Q subcomponent-binding protein, mitochondrial-like isoform X2, producing the protein MAGLVRLFSRRTTRLLPSRNMSSNLVGSCRSRSVFAATTRGASQNPGLVISCACSKVCACEMHKYTQADSELMSFLKQEIQHEKDASSTVPSSMLFKPKVEGTHVKLEREHNGERIVLSFDLNENINQDEGGEDVDHDDDEAFIGKIVSYPLFTVEITKKTGHTLKFYCEFNTDLNEDLISDGEGEVDRAAPEMIHIINVSVMDTPGRDKEKTVYSAETENMDSNLYVMLLNMLAERGVDNECCQWLLDFSTTLEQQQYIKFLEDLQNFVKLQ; encoded by the exons ATGGCAGGGCTAGTTAGGTTGTTTTCCAGAAGGACTACAAGGCTGCTACCCAGTAGAAATATGTCGAGTAACCTTGTAGGTTCTTGTCGATCGCGGTCAGTGTTCGCAGCAACTACACGTGGTGCTTCGCAAAATCCAGGACTTGTCATTTCTTGCGCTTGCTCCAAAGTTTGTGCCTGCGAAATGCATAAATACACCCAAG CAGATAGTGAACTAATGAGCTTCCTGAAACAAGAAATACAACATGAAAAAGACGCTTCCTCTACAGTTCCCTCATCAATGCTATTTAAG CCAAAGGTAGAGGGAACACATGTCAAACTGGAACGAGAGCACAATGGTGAGAG GATTGTCTTGTCATTTGATCTCAATGAAAACATAAACCAAGACGAAGGAGGTGAAGATGTCGATCATGATGACGATGAAGCGTTTATAGGAAAG atTGTGTCATATCCTTTATTCACAGTGgaaattacaaagaaaact GGTCATACATTAAAGTTCTATTGTGAGTTTAACACTGATTTAAATGAGGATTTAATATCTGATGGAGAAGGAGAGGTTGACAGAGCTGCTCCTGAAATGATACATATTATTAATGTGTCAGTCATGGATACTCCTGGAAGAGACAAGGAGAAAACAGTGTATTCAGCCGAGACAGAAAACATGGATAGT AACCTGTATGTAATGCTTTTGAACATGCTGGCTGAAAGAGGGGTTGACAATGAATGCTGCCAGTGGCTTCTCGACTTCAGTACAACACTGGAACAGCAGCAATACATCAAGTTCCTGGAAGATTTGCAAAACTTTGTCAAGCTTCAGTAA
- the LOC137976133 gene encoding complement component 1 Q subcomponent-binding protein, mitochondrial-like isoform X1 produces MAGLVRLFSRRTTRLLPSRNMSSNLVGSCRSRSVFAATTRGASQNPGLVISCACSKVCACEMHKYTQDSELMSFLKQEIQHEKDASSTVPSSMLFKPKVEGTHVKLEREHNGERIVLSFDLNENINQDEGGEDVDHDDDEAFIGKIVSYPLFTVEITKKTGHTLKFYCEFNTDLNEDLISDGEGEVDRAAPEMIHIINVSVMDTPGRDKEKTVYSAETENMDSNLYVMLLNMLAERGVDNECCQWLLDFSTTLEQQQYIKFLEDLQNFVKLQ; encoded by the exons ATGGCAGGGCTAGTTAGGTTGTTTTCCAGAAGGACTACAAGGCTGCTACCCAGTAGAAATATGTCGAGTAACCTTGTAGGTTCTTGTCGATCGCGGTCAGTGTTCGCAGCAACTACACGTGGTGCTTCGCAAAATCCAGGACTTGTCATTTCTTGCGCTTGCTCCAAAGTTTGTGCCTGCGAAATGCATAAATACACCCAAG ATAGTGAACTAATGAGCTTCCTGAAACAAGAAATACAACATGAAAAAGACGCTTCCTCTACAGTTCCCTCATCAATGCTATTTAAG CCAAAGGTAGAGGGAACACATGTCAAACTGGAACGAGAGCACAATGGTGAGAG GATTGTCTTGTCATTTGATCTCAATGAAAACATAAACCAAGACGAAGGAGGTGAAGATGTCGATCATGATGACGATGAAGCGTTTATAGGAAAG atTGTGTCATATCCTTTATTCACAGTGgaaattacaaagaaaact GGTCATACATTAAAGTTCTATTGTGAGTTTAACACTGATTTAAATGAGGATTTAATATCTGATGGAGAAGGAGAGGTTGACAGAGCTGCTCCTGAAATGATACATATTATTAATGTGTCAGTCATGGATACTCCTGGAAGAGACAAGGAGAAAACAGTGTATTCAGCCGAGACAGAAAACATGGATAGT AACCTGTATGTAATGCTTTTGAACATGCTGGCTGAAAGAGGGGTTGACAATGAATGCTGCCAGTGGCTTCTCGACTTCAGTACAACACTGGAACAGCAGCAATACATCAAGTTCCTGGAAGATTTGCAAAACTTTGTCAAGCTTCAGTAA
- the LOC137975451 gene encoding serine/threonine-protein phosphatase PP1-gamma catalytic subunit A — translation MADAEKLNVDSIIARLLEVRGSRPGKNVQLTEAEIRGLCIKSREIFLSQPILLELEAPLKICGDIHGQYYDLLRLFEYGGFPPESNYLFLGDYVDRGKQSLETICLLLAYKIKYPENFFLLRGNHECASINRIYGFYDECKRRYNIKLWKTFTDCFNCLPVAAILDEKIFCCHGGLSPDLQSMEQIRRIMRPTDVPDQGLLCDLLWSDPDKDVQGWGENDRGVSFTFGPDIVSKFLAKHDLDLICRAHQVVEDGYEFFAKRQLVTLFSAPNYCGEFDNAGAMMSVDETLMCSFQILKPADKKKFPYGGLNSGRPVTPPRGGQQGKGKKK, via the exons ATGGCTGATGCTGAAAAGTTAAACGTTGACAGCATCATAGCTAGACTATTAGAAG TGCGAGGCTCAAGACCGGGGAAGAACGTTCAACTCACAGAAGCGGAAATAAGAGGACTTTGTATAAAATCACGAGAAATTTTTCTGAGTCAACCGATTCTTCTAGAACTGGAAGCTCCTCTTAAGATTTGCG GAGATATCCATGGGCAATACTATGATCTACTGAGATTATTTGAGTATGGTGGCTTTCCACCCGAATCAAACTACTTGTTCCTGGGAGATTATGTGGACCGTGGAAAACAGTCTTTGGAAACCATTTGCTTGCTTCTAGCTTACAAAATCAAATACCCTGAAAACTTCTTTCTACTTCGTGGAAATCACGAGTGTGCGAGTATAAATCGTATTTATGGATTTTATGACGAAT gcAAAAGAAGGTACAACATTAAGTTATGGAAGACGTTTACGGACTGTTTCAACTGCCTCCCAGTTGCTGCAATATTGGACGAGAAGATATTTTGCTGTCATGGAG GATTATCGCCCGATTTACAATCGATGGAACAGATTCGCCGAATTATGCGACCCACTGACGTTCCCGACCAAG GATTACTTTGTGACCTGCTGTGGTCAGACCCAGACAAAGATGTTCAAGGATGGGGAGAGAATGACAGGGGTGTATCGTTTACCTTTGGTCCTGATATTGTGTCGAAATTCCTCGCAAAACATGACCTGGATCTCATTTGCAGAGCACATCAG GTTGTAGAAGATGGATATGAATTCTTCGCCAAAAGGCAACTAGTGACTCTATTTTCTGCTCCTAATTACTGCGGAGAGTTTGACAATGCAGGGGCAATGATGAGTGTTGATGAAACCCTTATGTGTTCCTTTCAG ATTCTAAAACCTGCAGACAAGAAAAAGTTTCCCTATGGAGGCTTGAATTCTGGTCGGCCAGTTACACCACCACGTGGAGGTCAACagggaaaagggaaaaagaaatga
- the LOC137977507 gene encoding uncharacterized protein, whose amino-acid sequence MVVKKRDFQKTAGLIQEFLSKLACEESTAELRDSMNLVLFYLQKYYKKLRSRSLSEGISPRFNNRSCSGSLILNGGISPVSPACGTHDQFEWKWYNLESPRLSASLGTNEFSSLPPFLQAAKSGNSEELNEILNQDSEAIQQVDGLGRNAVMYCIHGNTPVHNECLEMLINGNSDLNHQANDSTTALHVAAYCNNTTALTLLLRNKASINTEDNQGRTSMHWAAASPSVDDLKLLLQFGGNISAADREGLTPAMWACHFDQLQNLQLLQQALSRIDPQEDAIFRDTDCYGQSVIHWAVKGTGPLECLEALLSPDSVILKDNDGKTVLHTAAERGNSAACEMILEIRGIVDGLQDVDKVKRTPAHLAAICGQGEVVNFLLEQGADLRMKDAFGASAIDYIHNKQLNYCRMVLMAHAHVKEQQITKDLLVPTAPSDNMERQDHQSYAPRPQSVSPVQTGIDQANTTDTPDEHLIGCLHDQNIDVSDLQGFEVHSGSVSMGNEQTHNTNDSDDKKRRQSTLIRQTGFVNDNDTRQLMDQAPSFDLRTEDGDVLVVVSNLDIEGDDKDQIIDVEEGEIEIDCEDNFGYSSAGLREGRGSASSVHSEPDNADNCSVSVELSATSLGSDNEEELNNEEFEGHDSDSKPQTFKEESVDSRQETFSELHKSGKLGLVSPSQEIICSPKHSQNSSQKHSPHVDKISVCEDDYHLEQEQENMTVASKKKKDKAKKKKEKGPAMRELVSPLPPPRGMVPPLQGLGPPGASKLGVVDPRVSKPAPWGHGNLGPLRKDPPEPAPPRPISPRMGQRRYPLPEDGESDFVRPRTPEPPRSPHEVEAHQSLQLPSHTTPSRGPMDGGYLHDREMGYGSLGPPHGPLAHADGQALLKGMDVIGKSPKMESWIGKSVGRVMPHGPPGPRPPGQQTYFLHGPVPHPPQH is encoded by the exons ATGGTTGTAAAAAAACGTG ATTTTCAGAAAACAGCAGGGTTGATTCAAGAGTTTCTTTCGAAACTTGCCTGCGAAGAATCAACAGCTGAACTACGCGATTCGATGAACCTTGTTCTATTTTATTTGCAAAAGTACTACAAAAAGCTCCGCAGCCGATCTCTTTCCGAAGGAATTTCACCTCGTTTCAATAACAGATCATGCAGTGGAAGTCTTATATTAAATGGTGGGATAAGTCCAGTTTCACCAGCTTGTGGAACACATGATCAATTCGAATGGAAGTGGTACAATTTGGAATCACCACGCCTGTCCGCTAGTCTTGGGACAAACGAATTTTCCTCTCTTCCTCCTTTCCTACAAGCTGCAAAATCGGGGAATTCAGAGGAATTGAACGAAATCTTAAATCAAG ATTCAGAAGCTATTCAGCAAGTCGATGGTTTAGGGCGCAATGCTGTAATGTATTGCATACATGGCAACACACCTGTGCATAATGAATGTCTGGAAATGCTCATCAATGGCAACTCTGATCTGAATCATCAGGCTAATG ATAGCACCACCGCTCTCCATGTAGCTGCCTACTGCAATAACACCACTGCCTTGACATTACTGCTCAGGAACAAG GCATCTATCAACACTGAAGACAATCAAGGGAGGACATCAATGCATTGGGCTGCTGCCAGTCCATCGGTGGATGACTTGAAG TTGTTACTTCAGTTTGGTGGAAACATCAGTGCAGCTGACAGAGAAGGTTTAACCCCAGCGATGTGGGCATGTCACTTTGATCAGCTCCAAAATCTTCAGTTGTTGCAGCAAGCCTTGTCCAGAATTGATCCACAAGAAGATGCCATTTTTAGGGATACAGATTGTTATGGACAGTCTGTGATACACTGGGCAGTCAAAGGAACAGGACCACTGGAGTGTCTTGAG gcattACTTTCACCCGACTCTGTTATTCTCAAAGACAACGATGGCAAAACAGTCCTCCATACTGCAGCAGAAAGAG GGAATTCAGCAGCCTGTGAGATGATTCTTGAGATTAGAGGGATTGTGGATGGTCTTCAGGATGTGGATAAGGTGAAGAGAACTCCAGCGCATCTGGCAGCAATCTGTGGTCAAGGAGAAGTTGTCAACTTTCTTCTTGAGCAGGGAG CGGACCTTAGGATGAAGGATGCATTTGGTGCCAGTGCAATTGATTATATTCACAACAAGCAGCTGAATTATTGCAGGATGGTGCTCATGGCACATGCCCATGTGAAAgagcaacaaataacaaaagaCCTCCTGGTACCCACTGCACCTTCCGACAACATGGAGAG GCAAGACCACCAATCATATGCACCAAGACCACAATCTGTATCTCCAGTTCAAACTGGCATTGATCAAGCCAATACGACAGACACGCCGGATGAGCACCTGATAGGATGTTTGCATGATCAGAACATTGATGTCTCGGATCTTCAAGGATTTGAAGTTCATAGTGGATCAGTCAGTATGGGAAATGAGCAAACCCATAACACTAACGACTCAGATGATAAGAAGCGTCGCCAGAGTACTCTGATACGGCAAACTGGATTTGTTAATGATAATGACACAAGACAGCTGATGGATCAAGCTCCAAGTTTTGATCTTCGTACTGAAGATGGTGATGTTCTTGTAGTTGTTAGTAATCTGGACATCGAAGGTGATGATAAGGATCAGATAATTGATGTCGAAGAAGGTGAAATTGAGATTGACTGTGAAGATAACTTTGGGTATTCCAGTGCAGGCTTGCGGGAAGGGCGTGGTAGTGCCTCCAGTGTACACAGTGAACCTGACAACGCTGATAATTGCAGCGTTAGTGTTGAACTTAGCGCTACAAGCCTTGGAAGTGACAATGAGGAAGAACTTAATAATGAGGAATTTGAAGGACATGACAGTGATTCAAAGCCACAAACATTTAAGGAGGAATCTGTTGATTCACGGCAAGAG ACTTTTTCAGAGTTGCACAAAAGTGGGAAGTTAGGACTGGTATCCCCCTCTCAAGAGATTATCTGCTCTCCAAAACACTCCCAAAATTCATCACAGAAACACTCTCCTCATGTGGACAAAATCTCAGTTTGTGAAGATGATTATCATTTGGAGCAGGAACAAGAAAACATGACAgtagcttcaaagaaaaaaaaggataaagctaagaagaagaaagaaaagggaCCAGCAATGAGAGAATTGGTGTCTCCTCTCCCACCCCCAAGAGGGATGGTGCCCCCTCTTCAAGGGTTGGGCCCTCCTGGTGCCAGCAAACTTGGGGTTGTGGATCCTCGTGTAAGCAAACCAGCTCCTTGGGGACATGGTAACCTGGGACCTCTTAGAAAGGACCCTCCAGAGCCAGCACCCCCTAGGCCTATTAGCCCTAGAATGGGGCAAAGACGCTATCCACTTCCTGAAGATGGTGAAAGTGACTTTGTAAGGCCAAGGACACCTGAACCTCCACGGAGTCCTCATGAAGTGGAAGCACACCAGTCTCTGCAGCTGCCTTCTCATACCACTCCCTCTAGGGGCCCTATGGATGGAGGATATTTGCATGACAGAGAGATGGGTTATGGTTCCCTTGGTCCACCCCATGGACCATTAGCACATGCAGATGGACAGGCACTTCTCAAGGGTATG GACGTAATAGGAAAAAGTCCCAAAATGGAATCTTGGATTGGAAAGAGCGTAGGAAGGGTAATGCCCCATGGACCTCCGGGGCCACGCCCACCCGGACAGCAGACATATTTCTTGCATGGACCAGTTCCTCATCCACCACAGCATTAA